A region of Zeugodacus cucurbitae isolate PBARC_wt_2022May chromosome 5, idZeuCucr1.2, whole genome shotgun sequence DNA encodes the following proteins:
- the LOC105212696 gene encoding putative sodium-dependent multivitamin transporter: MATFGALDYGIVAIVLIASAAIGIYYRVTGGKQKTTKEYLLAGRQMSILPVAFSLMTSFMSAVTLLGVSMENYQYGTMFVFINISYILSTPAAAYLILPVFYRLKTASVYEYLELRFGYATRLCASLAFTVQMTLYMGIVLYAPALALEAVTGLNQNFSVIVVGVVCTFYATLGGMKAVLITDIFQSLLMFVSVFSVIICATIKAGSWGEIWRVANEGGRINFSDFRVDPTVRHTIWTQMIGGIGTYLSLYGVNQTQVQRLLSVRNLKSSQASLWWNLPILILLSFSTCFSGLCIYYYYKDCDPLLQGRISSRDQLMPLFVVDTMGHIPGLSGLFVAGIFSASLSTISSAISSLAAVTVEDYLKPLILWKTKQPLSDSRSTWFSKFFNLVYGAACIGLAFVAGSLTGVLQAALSIFGIVGGPLLGLFTLGMYFTSVNQKGAITGLLSSLAFCFWVGFGQPRPVPLTLEFSTEGCPAMPPTSHVSEIFTNRLTTAETEEPHYFYLYRISYMWYSIIGFLVTLFMGLVCSWLYAKLGWDSNAHIYTDSSCTTIKYDLFVPPLARRLRNRQVPLVVVTGTSSEIGGGSATPSNLDDETPATRVDTDATDLSMHSLEGSDKNEKRVGQNGNKQHVATIS, translated from the coding sequence ATGGCTACTTTTGGTGCCCTTGACTATGGAATTGTTGCGATTGTGCTGATTGCATCGGCCGCCATCGGTATCTACTATCGTGTGACGGGCGGAAAGCAGAAAACCACTAAGGAATACCTTCTCGCCGGTCGCCAAATGTCAATTCTACCCGTCGCCTTCAGCCTGATGACTAGTTTCATGTCCGCCGTCACTCTGTTGGGTGTGTCGATGGAAAACTATCAATACGGCACTATGTTTGTGTTCATCAATATCTCGTACATCTTGTCCACACCTGCCGCTGCCTACCTCATTCTTCCAGTGTTTTATCGCCTGAAGACTGCATCTGTCTACGAATATTTGGAATTGCGTTTTGGCTACGCCACACGACTGTGTGCCTCGCTCGCCTTCACCGTTCAAATGACGCTCTATATGGGCATTGTGTTGTATGCACCAGCTCTAGCACTTGAAGCCGTAACAGGTCTGAATCAGAATTTCTCCGTAATTGTCGTAGGTGTCGTATGCACATTCTATGCCACCTTGGGCGGCATGAAGGCGGTGCTTATCACAGATATCTTCCAGTCGCTGTTGATGTTTGTGTCCGTGTTTAGTGTCATAATTTGTGCCACCATCAAAGCGGGAAGTTGGGGTGAGATCTGGCGCGTTGCAAACGAAGGTGGTCGCATTAATTTCTCGGATTTCCGTGTCGATCCAACAGTACGTCATACAATTTGGACACAAATGATTGGTGGCATTGGCACATATCTATCCTTGTACGGTGTTAATCAGACACAGGTCCAGCGATTGTTGTCGGTGCGAAATCTAAAATCATCGCAAGCCTCTTTATGGTGGAATTTACCGATTTTGATACTTTTAAGTTTCAGCACCTGTTTTTCTGGACTGTGCATATACTACTACTATAAAGACTGTGATCCATTATTGCAGGGTCGTATCTCCTCACGTGATCAACTGATGCCACTTTTTGTTGTAGATACAATGGGACACATACCCGGGTTGTCGGGTTTATTTGTTGCGGGTATATTTTCGGCAAGTTTGTCGACAATTTCATCGGCTATTTCCTCATTGGCTGCCGTGACAGTCGAAGATTATTTAAAACCATTGATACTTTGGAAAACCAAACAACCGCTCAGTGATTCAAGAAGCACATGGTTTTCGAAATTCTTTAATCTGGTTTATGGCGCTGCATGTATTGGTCTGGCCTTTGTAGCAGGTTCGCTTACTGGCGTTCTACAGGCTGCACTTTCCATTTTTGGAATTGTGGGCGGCCCGCTACTGGGTCTATTCACGCTCGGCATGTACTTCACTTCCGTTAATCAAAAGGGGGCCATAACGGGTCTGCTCAGCAGCTTAGCATTTTGCTTTTGGGTGGGTTTCGGCCAACCCAGACCTGTGCCGTTAACCTTGGAATTCTCCACCGAAGGCTGTCCGGCGATGCCACCAACATCACATGTCAGCGAAATCTTCACAAATCGACTAACAACGGCGGAAACAGAGGAACCGCATTATTTCTATCTCTATCGAATCTCATATATGTGGTATTCAATTATTGGTTTTCTCGTCACGTTGTTCATGGGCTTGGTATGTTCCTGGCTGTACGCCAAGCTGGGCTGGGATTCGAACGCACACATCTACACTGACAGCTCGTGCACGACAATCAAATACGATCTCTTCGTCCCGCCATTAGCAAGGCGGTTGCGCAACCGACAAGTGCCTCTTGTAGTGGTGACAGGCACCAGCTCTGAAATCGGTGGTGGGTCGGCGACGCCCAGCAACTTGGACGATGAGACGCCAGCGACAAGAGTTGACACAGATGCAACAGACCTTAGCATGCACAGCCTGGAGGGCAGTGATAAGAATGAGAAACGAGTTGGACAAAATGGCAACAAACAACACGTAGCCACCATATCTTAA
- the LOC114804061 gene encoding mucin-2: protein MNKSPTNKRNNISDKCNQAADKLHDKCEPLLARRMGSNNCRRSTGASTVDPAATATLSASDIPTTLQANAQLARKNNACEAHKSTQASFAPKHSFNSQMTATFTGGASASAAHCEALTSAHIPPVSLHSSPANEHCALIDKTTDDAYGAPIADHQHGCTTTADAGCSSQSAPILSAIHATRESIEASETAREAADTKIATTTKTHTAALTVAPLSRSRTPTTKAQATPATLAVGQLTEEKKSIASTTTMTHAMTAPTTTTKTANEQTLAAAVTTAREGANSSVTRQAQSAARLTSPSRMGDEQVEGVWTAVDAKSKFTENKCPLAVLTNVSNQRKVEASTTISAPEQCTLNSNLNENTYRTSEVHVSSNKWPTVVSLANSEYDPVCKARTRADTSSNSKDIIRALNLAARKAKLKSEFFRDFETHEQAVKRLTEPTSSIGDCGITCKNQNFRQLQLNAVSTRCTVDKHIGLNTGLPTIAVNAAETSSPTSLVARRKLDLKQKFEQQTATRTSHTLIEAHNALIDTVGVFPRVEELVQKFESKPTSSARKMIVNPNKTNEVTDNNMLSLKPDRLEQRNSPLSDEGCNLGQSPYSSDNEDNESAQTTSAVAPTKRKDKVARSASSDSALGLDVDESMDTTPAQPPVGPQQRRMTLTVTDLPLRPALLPLAEPTALPDTTIIELPPTINNPPAPATVPSKVLLEERVVELPEDPRSLAPSQPCSRRESAQSCGSDIVPTEFPGGRRFVRTPSVVVSDYSDEIMCGITLEEIEYFRAQRMRRRHSSLDTANEGEGESDVSASSSCSNLYYCGSTISALDGAECYVNGVRTALDRKVSDCSTCSASAEEDTFTIPEDPQQTGKDLSDLLAAQHLSAKPAAKKVGLVVPMGENLGEKAPY from the coding sequence ATGAACAAATCACCAACAAATAAGAGAAATAATATCAGCGATAAGTGTAACCAAGCGGCCGACAAACTACATGATAAATGCGAGCCATTGTTGGCACGAAGAATGGGCAGCAACAACTGTCGGCGGAGCACCGGAGCGAGCACAGTTGACCCAGCTGCCACTGCGACACTGTCAGCCTCCGATATTCCAACAACATTACAAGCGAACGCGCAACTTGCACGCAAGAATAACGCGTGCGAAGCTCATAAATCCACGCAAGCGAGCTTTGCGCCAAAACACAGCTTTAATTCACAAATGACAGCCACATTTACCGGTGGCGCATCCGCATCTGCGGCCCATTGTGAAGCACTTACTTCCGCGCACATTCCGCCTGTCTCGTTGCATTCCTCCCCTGCGAATGAGCATTGTGCACTAATTGACAAAACGACGGACGATGCGTACGGAGCACCGATCGCGGATCATCAGCACGGTTGCACTACCACGGCTGACGCTGGCTGCTCGTCCCAGTCAGCGCCCATACTAAGTGCTATTCATGCCACAAGAGAGTCAATAGAAGCTAGTGAGACGGCAAGGGAAGCAGCGGATACAAAaatagccacaacaacaaaaacgcataCGGCGGCATTGACAGTTGCGCCACTGTCGCGTTCACGTACACCAACAACGAAAGCGCAAGCGACGCCCGCGACGTTAGCGGTAGGCCAATTAACGGAGGAAAAAAAGAGTATCGCAAGCACTACCACAATGACACATGCAATGACGGCGCCGACgacgacaacaaaaacagcgaATGAGCAAACGCTAGCGGCAGCGGTGACGACGGCAAGGGAAGGGGCGAATTCGTCTGTTACACGACAAGCACAATCGGCGGCTCGTTTGACGTCGCCGTCGAGAATGGGTGACGAACAGGTGGAAGGGGTGTGGACGGCGGTAGATGCGAAATCAAAATTCACTGAAAATAAATGTCCGTTGGCTGTGCTAACGAATGTTAGTAATCAGAGAAAAGTTGAAGCGAGCACTACGATATCAGCTCCAGAGCAGTGTACGCTTAACAGCAACCTGAACGAAAACACATACAGAACAAGTGAAGTACACGTATCGAGCAACAAGTGGCCAACAGTTGTCAGTTTAGCCAACTCGGAGTATGATCCTGTGTGCAAGGCTAGAACTCGCGCAGacaccagcagcaacagcaaggaTATAATAAGGGCACTGAATTTGGCAGCGAGAAAAGCCAAACTGAAGTCAGAATTTTTTAGAGATTTCGAAACGCATGAGCAAGCAGTTAAACGCTTGACGGAACCTACGTCATCAATTGGTGATTGTGGGATAACGTGTAAAAACCAGAACTTTCGACAATTACAGTTGAACGCAGTTAGCACGCGGTGTACCGTAGACAAACACATCGGTCTCAATACCGGATTACCTACGATTGCTGTGAACGCAGCGGAAACCTCTTCACCTACATCGTTAGTGGCGAGGCGCAAATTAGACTTAAAGCAAAAATTTGAACAACAAACCGCGACAAGGACATCCCACACCTTGATAGAAGCACATAACGCCTTGATTGACACAGTTGGGGTATTTCCACGTGTTGAGGAATTAGTACAAAAATTCGAAAGCAAGCCAACGAGCTCCGCTAGGAAAATGATTGTAAATCCAAACAAAACCAACGAAGTAACAGATAACAACATGCTGTCCTTGAAGCCAGACAGATTGGAACAGCGCAATAGTCCACTCTCGGATGAGGGTTGCAACCTTGGTCAGAGTCCTTACTCATCAGACAATGAGGACAACGAGTCCGCACAAACCACTTCGGCGGTTGCGCCAACAAAGCGTAAGGATAAAGTCGCACGCTCTGCCAGTAGTGACTCGGCACTCGGTTTGGACGTTGACGAGTCAATGGACACAACACCCGCACAGCCACCGGTCGGCCCACAACAGCGAAGAATGACACTCACCGTCACGGATTTGCCACTGCGACCAGCACTTTTGCCACTAGCAGAACCTACCGCACTGCCAGATACAACAATCATCGAGCTACCGCCAACTATTAATAATCCACCGGCCCCGGCTACGGTGCCCAGCAAGGTGTTGTTGGAGGAACGCGTAGTAGAACTACCAGAGGATCCGCGTTCATTAGCACCGTCACAGCCATGTTCACGACGCGAATCGGCACAAAGTTGCGGTAGTGACATCGTACCAACTGAGTTTCCGGGTGGCAGGCGTTTCGTACGCACACCCTCCGTGGTAGTGTCGGATTACTCCGATGAAATCATGTGCGGCATTACACTTGAAGAAATAGAATACTTCCGCGCACAACGTATGCGACGACGACATTCCTCACTGGACACTGCCAACGAAGGTGAAGGCGAATCAGATGTGAGCGCCTCCTCCTCCTGCAGCAACCTATACTACTGCGGCTCCACGATCTCCGCATTGGACGGCGCCGAGTGTTACGTGAACGGTGTACGTACCGCACTAGATCGCAAAGTAAGCGACTGTTCGACATGTTCAGCCAGCGCTGAAGAGGACACATTCACCATTCCCGAAGATCCACAACAGACAGGCAAAGACCTGTCCGATCTACTAGCCGCACAACATCTGAGCGCGAAGCCAGCAGCTAAGAAGGTAGGTTTGGTGGTGCCGATGGGTGAGAACTTGGGCGAAAAGGCTCCCTACTGA